A region from the Benincasa hispida cultivar B227 chromosome 12, ASM972705v1, whole genome shotgun sequence genome encodes:
- the LOC120067545 gene encoding NAC domain-containing protein 83: MEKLNFVKNGVLRLPPGFRFHPTDEELVVQYLKRKVLSCPLPASIIPEVEVCKADPWDLPGNMEQERYFFSTREAKYPNGNRSNRATTSGYWKATGIDKQIVASKGNQVVGLKKTLVFYRGKPPHGSRTDWIMHEYRLACPPTVCFNASQEKFPFQSSAAPMENWVLCRIFLKKRNGHQNEEEKNTSSSSNSNRKPRMGKLVFYDFMRKERAETDLNLAPSSSSSGSSGITEISNNELDDHEESSSCNSFPYFRRKP; encoded by the exons ATGGAGAAGCTTAATTTTGTCAAAAATGGCGTCCTTCGATTGCCCCCTGGCTTCCGTTTCCACCCCACGGATGAAGAGCTTGTAGTTCAATACTTGAAGCGGAAGGTTCTTTCCTGCCCTTTGCCGGCTTCAATCATTCCTGAGGTCGAAGTTTGCAAAGCTGATCCATGGGATTTGCCTG GGAATATGGAGCAAGAGAGGTATTTCTTCAGCACGAGAGAAGCTAAGTACCCTAATGGAAACAGATCCAACAGAGCAACGACTTCGGGTTATTGGAAAGCCACTGGAATTGACAAACAAATTGTGGCTTCCAAGGGAAATCAAGTGGTTGGGTTGAAGAAAACTTTGGTCTTCTATAGAGGAAAACCGCCACATGGCTCCAGAACTGATTGGATTATGCACGAATACCGTCTTGCTTGCCCGCCAACTGTTTGTTTTAATGCCTCACAGGAAAAATTCCCTTTTCAG AGCTCTGCGGCTCCAATGGAGAATTGGGTTTTATGTCGTATATTTCTGAAGAAAAGAAATGGGCATCAAAATGAAGAGGAGAAAAACACAAGCAGCAGTAGCAACAGCAACAGAAAGCCAAGGATGGGGAAGCTTGTGTTTTATGATTtcatgagaaaagaaagggcTGAAACGGACTTGAATTTGGCTCCTTCTTCCTCGTCTTCAGGCTCTAGTGGGATCACTGAGATTTCAAATAATGAATTGGATGATCATGAAGAAAGCAGCAGCTGCAACAGCTTCCCTTACTTTAGAAGAAAACCTTAA
- the LOC120067546 gene encoding uncharacterized protein LOC120067546 produces the protein MAGAFWGTRVLEIVKKHDSGGLVWKRIKLTTTRKANAKKRLLRVWQNEAVLKACSEPPPPKSSGDKISQVGINE, from the exons ATGGCGGGTGCATTTTGGGGGACACGGGTATTGGAGATTGTGAAGAAGCACGATTCCGGAGGTTTAGTCTGGAAGAGAATCAAGCTCACCACAACCCGTAAAGCCAACGCCAAGAAAAGGCTTCTTCGTGTTTGGCAG AATGAGGCTGTTCTGAAGGCATGTTCTGAGCCACCTCCGCCTAAATCCTCGGGAGACAAAATTAGTCAAGTTGGAATAAATGAGTAA